A single window of bacterium DNA harbors:
- the prfB gene encoding peptide chain release factor 2: MAMSEELVKRLQEKFAELQGLIDIEKHKKIVSKLNDELSKPGCWDDNNRAREFSESLSRHQEIVKEIEQVSTEYADLIEFAKLGEPVESEITKLIDKIEGIEINHIFDDEVDTYPALLNIHPGAGGTESCDWVSMLLRMYLRWFERKGFKATIIDYEAGEIAGIKNVTIEVKGKNAYGWVKSESGVHRLVRISPFDANSKRHTSFASCFVYPLIEDDAKIDIKEEDLKIDTFRSSGAGGQNVNKVSSAIRITHLPTNTVVSCQSERSQFYNKQNAMKVLKSRLYQLKKNEDEKKLAEMTPQKQDISWGMEIRSYVFCPYTMVKDHRTGVESGRLQNIMDGDLDLFVKTWLLKNAKSQQNKTT; this comes from the coding sequence ATGGCTATGTCAGAAGAATTAGTAAAGCGACTGCAGGAAAAATTTGCAGAGCTGCAAGGCTTAATTGATATTGAGAAACATAAAAAAATAGTCTCAAAGTTAAACGACGAATTAAGCAAACCCGGTTGCTGGGACGATAACAACAGGGCGCGAGAATTCAGCGAATCACTATCAAGACACCAGGAAATCGTGAAAGAAATAGAACAGGTTTCTACGGAATATGCCGATTTAATCGAATTCGCAAAACTCGGCGAACCCGTGGAATCCGAAATTACCAAACTTATTGATAAAATAGAAGGAATAGAAATCAATCATATCTTTGACGATGAAGTAGATACTTATCCTGCATTGTTGAACATTCATCCCGGAGCAGGAGGAACCGAGTCCTGCGACTGGGTATCTATGTTATTGAGAATGTACCTGAGATGGTTTGAAAGAAAAGGATTCAAAGCAACAATCATAGATTATGAGGCAGGGGAGATTGCCGGGATTAAAAACGTAACAATAGAAGTAAAAGGCAAGAACGCTTATGGATGGGTAAAAAGTGAGTCGGGAGTACATAGACTCGTCAGAATATCACCTTTTGATGCAAACAGCAAGAGACACACCTCTTTTGCTTCCTGTTTTGTATACCCGCTCATAGAAGACGATGCAAAGATAGACATAAAAGAAGAAGATTTAAAAATAGATACTTTCAGGTCTTCCGGGGCAGGCGGGCAAAATGTAAATAAAGTTTCCTCCGCCATACGAATAACTCATTTACCAACAAACACCGTTGTATCCTGCCAGTCCGAGCGCTCACAATTTTACAACAAACAGAATGCAATGAAAGTATTAAAGTCAAGATTATACCAGTTAAAAAAGAATGAAGATGAAAAAAAGCTTGCGGAAATGACCCCGCAAAAACAGGATATCTCCTGGGGAATGGAAATACGTTCCTATGTCTTTTGCCCTTATACAATGGTAAAAGACCATCGTACGGGAGTAGAATCCGGCAGATTGCAGAATATAATGGATGGTGATTTGGATTTGTTCGTCAAAACATGGCTATTAAAAAATGCAAAATCGCAACAAAACAAAACTACTTAA
- a CDS encoding type II toxin-antitoxin system RelE/ParE family toxin, with amino-acid sequence MKVLFKSSKLQKICESEKELCRKYGKQQAGEIVKRINELVAAESLYDISKLPQARLHKLAGNYKNHFAVDIKHPYRLILLPSNGGDFVNLKLITIVEIIKIEDYH; translated from the coding sequence ATGAAAGTATTATTCAAGAGTTCTAAGTTACAAAAGATTTGTGAAAGCGAAAAAGAGTTGTGTCGGAAATACGGGAAACAACAGGCGGGAGAAATAGTAAAAAGAATCAATGAACTTGTAGCTGCGGAAAGCTTGTATGATATATCTAAACTACCACAAGCAAGGCTACATAAGTTGGCAGGTAACTACAAGAATCATTTTGCCGTTGATATAAAGCATCCTTACAGGTTAATTTTATTGCCATCAAATGGCGGAGATTTTGTAAACTTAAAATTAATTACTATTGTTGAAATAATTAAAATAGAAGATTATCATTAA